The following coding sequences are from one Arachis hypogaea cultivar Tifrunner chromosome 7, arahy.Tifrunner.gnm2.J5K5, whole genome shotgun sequence window:
- the LOC112701582 gene encoding pathogenesis-related protein 1B, with protein sequence MVIIISFVSVLLPLCIVAVVADEAESPEEYLRGHNTARASVGVPPLKWDVKLEKIAQKLMNEYLTICQGIFVPSKPSMYGKNLAWHVKPEHYTAAKAVAEWVEQKKYYDHKSNSCIGGKCECYTQVVWRETTHVGCAKLKCPKRLCMFLIGGCTLIGCLYSPKGNVEGHRPY encoded by the coding sequence ATGGTAATAATAATAAGTTTTGTAAGCGTATTATTGCCATTGTGCATAGTAGCTGTGGTAGCTGATGAGGCAGAGTCTCCAGAAGAGTATTTGAGAGGCCACAACACTGCACGAGCAAGCGTTGGGGTTCCTCCGCTGAAGTGggatgtgaaactagaaaaaatAGCTCAGAAGTTGATGAATGAATACCTCACAATCTGCCAGGGAATATTTGTGCCATCCAAGCCCTCTATGTACGGAAAGAATCTTGCGTGGCATGTGAAACCTGAACACTATACAGCAGCAAAAGCGGTAGCAGAGTGGGTGGAACAGAAAAAGTACTACGACCATAAATCCAACTCGTGTATTGGTGGTAAGTGTGAATGCTACACTCAAGTTGTTTGGAGAGAAACTACTCATGTTGGATGCGCCAAACTTAAGTGCCCAAAGAGACTATGCATGTTTCTTATTGGCGGGTGCACTCTTATTGGTTGTCTTTATAGTCCTAAAGGAAACGTTGAAGGCCATCGTCCTTACTAG